gaacatAGGTGGTGGTTGGGGGAGAGTATAAAAAGGTCACCAATTCCAGTAGTCAATCCTAGTTTAAAACATATGTCTTAGACTGTGGGACTACTATAATTTTACTATGGATGTGAAGTGGCTTTGGATACAtaccaattaaaaacaaaattgcagcagagctaaccattgGAGCTCCCAACAGACTCCAATCCCTTTCGAGGATAGGGATCCACAAAATGGATAGAATTTAACTCTAGAATATATTGCTTCAGTGATGCTGTCAACTTAtggatttcaaaatatttttccctttttctttATTGGACATGGGTCTTACTGGCAAAGCTGATGTTGCCCATCCCTATGTGGCCTCGCAGCAACTCCCAGCTGGGCCAAAAAGACAACACATTCGGAAGCTAAAAAGGGAGGAAAACGTTTATTGGTTGAGCTAAGCAAGTGTGCAGATTTGATGGAATCAAAAGACAGGCTGTGAAGTGGGCTAATGGGAGGCAGGGGCTGGGAGCCAGGAGACCAGCACTGCGGAGACACTGTGCTCTCTACCTTTTCTGACaaatatacaaatgcaagtttaaGAATCCAGGTAAGGTAACAAAAAGGTAGGTGGTAGCAGCCTCAACAGTGTTTATGTGGAGATATGTAAAACAGGACCACACACTATTGTGGCATTGTGATTTGGCCTTGGATATTGGAACAGTACAATCAAAACAGACAGGAATGTGAGACAGCATGATTTGCAGCCTAAGCTTCCCACTCAAAAAAGCAGATGGGAGTCACTGTGTAATGAGATAATTGAACAGATTATTGTGAGCATAGAATTGTTCTGGGAGTGGTTTAAAAATATATAGTGCTTTCATACATTAGACTGACTCAATGGGGccagaaaacaaaaataacagtGAGAGAAAGTACCTTGCCTGCGCCCCCACCTTCACTACTACTCTTAGTAACCTTGGGTACGTTTCTGTAACTTTCCCCATCTAACATCCTGGTGCTCCCAGAAATTGGTCCGTGCCACTGAAATGCAGCACAGCCCATGCACACATGCACCTCAAATATCCAGACTTTTAAATGTCAGTGACATCAcaggtcagattgcatttggagaTTATGGGCAAGGCAAGTGTAAGTCAATTCGGAGTAAAATGTCtatcctgacagagcagcacAGTGTCAGATATAGGTTATCTATCTGCTCCCTCAGCTCAAGAGTGAAAGAAATGATGTGGATGTTCTGATAATTTTGGTGAATGTTGGAAGCAAACCAGAGGCATCTGATAATCACTCCTGGTTATTACTCTGATTAGTACTAAATAATTTCAATACTTGATCAGTGAATGAGTGATACGGTATTCTTGGGTACTATGTTGGACTGGAAACAAAATATCAGTAGTGTGTAAAAGGCTGCTGAATCATTCAATGAAACCTGGAAATTATCTGTGATTAATGAACCATAATATAAAATGCATAGGTACGTGCATATTAAACAATCAAGTACCAAAATATTATTCTCAACTTTTAACCCATTACTGAGGCACAGtttttttgggggaaaaaaaattgcattctgtTTGAGGAGCTTGGGGCTGAGTACACTTCTGAAGGTCAGAGATATCAGAATAcaacaataaacacattgaattCCCCACAATTAAATCACATGCATCATTTCTAGAAGTTAAGCCAGCTACTGAGAAAACAACAGAGCCATCAAAAAACTGAAACAGTTAttgggatgtcaggggtggggaggtcattgtCCATTGGAAGTTTGGGTCATAAAcatggtggttaaaaaggtgtttagcacgctttccttcattgctcagtcctttgaatataggtgttgggaagtcatattgaggtCGTACATGGCACTGGTGAGGCCTGTTCTtgactactgtgtgcagttctggacatTGTTAtacaaaggatattattaagctggggaaggttcagaagagatttatcaggatgttggctaggtatggaaggtttgagttataaagaaaggcttggaatttttttcactggagcataggagaatgagaggtatgctgatagaggtttattaaatcacgaggggtatagataggtgtcttttccataggatgggatatttcaagaccgggggcacgtttcaaggtgagagaagagagatttagggaagacatgggggcaaaccttttacatagagggtggtttgcatgtggaatgaactgcttgaggaagtggtggatgaggacttagtttcagcatttaaaagacacttagataagtacatgattaggaaaggtttggagagatatgggccaggagcaggcaggtgggactagtttagtttgggattatgtttggcatggactggttggaccaaagtgtatGGCTCTATGACGTCCATGTATGGGAAGGAATTACTGACCAGCTCTGTGGAGGAAGAGTCACTGATCGCTTCCCTGTGGTCTGATGCTATTCACCACCATGTGAACTGGGGTCATTGGCCTCCTCCATTTGGGTTGGGGTTACTGATGTCCTTCATGAGAGCTGGGGTCAGTGACCTCCCTCCTCCAAATGTGACGGTGTTACTGACCCTCACTGTAAGGAGAAGGCACTGACTTTTAACTGTGTTTTTCAGTGGATTCGTGTGTACTGAGCTCTGCAAGAAGGGGATCTCTGCATTGTGTGTGTTGGAGGAGGGGAGCATGTTGGGAATTATATGCTCTCTCTAACCTGGGATCAGGAGTACAAGGGTAGGGGTCAGACAGGTTGAATAACTTAGTTAATTTGGTAAAATATATTACCGTACAGGTGGGTTAAAGGGCCTATGGTACCAAACTGACACTTTTCAGACCTCTATTTTGTGAAGGAACTGGGCAAAAGCAATCTGATTTGAAGGCCATCATGTTGGGAGCACTGCCCTCTGGGTTATCAGGAAAACTTACATTGTAGCAAGCCGTGTGAGTGATCCACCAGGATAACCATGGTGTTTATTGAAACCTTTAATTGCTAAAAGATATATCTGTCACAGTGGACTTGTCGGTGGCAGTGCGTTTCACATTGTTTGCAAAAAAGCTCAGTTTTAATATCTGGCACAACCACTTCACTGTGACAAAGCCACCCTGTTTTAAGAAGAAATATATTATTGAGAGTATATTGTGCAATTGCAAACTGATCCCACTAGGTGGGCTATCATTCCAAAGACATTAGCAATGTGTAGATGAGGGAAGAATTGCTGTATGTAACACAGGATTGTTAGGTGGTCATATAAAGCCCAAGGTCCCAGTGTTAATCTGGCCTGTAAAGTTCAGGCAACCCGGTACTGCTTTTACTTTTGTTCCTTATTTCCAGTTTGAATTGTATGGCGTGGAGATGGAGTAGGCTGTTCTTAGTTCTGTTGCCACATTGGTAGATAAATCCTAAATCAGAATGATGAGGTCTGATTGACATCGAGAAGCAACATTTAAATTCAGTCAGCAAGATATTCTCAGGTTGGACTTTGTAACACCTGTATATACTGTGTTTTCAAAGTTCTTCTAACCAGAGGAGATCCTAATGACCATTTTACAATGTCGCTACACACAGTGACAACAGCAATCTTCCCCCATGTTAGCAATGGCCCCTAAATTACACACTAAAGCTGATCGAGGAAATGCAGCGGCTGTGTCCCCAGTTAGAGAGAGACACGGTGTCAGTGCTTCACATTTTGCTCACTGCCAACCAGCTGCTCCTTCCCCAACAGTGGCATCATCTTTACTTGGAGTTAGTCTCCGCTGCCTTCTGCTGCCACAGTTCCTTGTGCTGCTTGCGGCCAAAGCCCTCGTCATAGTTTCCTTTGCTCTTGAACAGCTGTTGGAAATGAGGCTTGCAGTAAAACTCACCCTGCAGCGCTGCATAGCTTCCCAAACTGTAAGGGAACAAAGGACAACCAGATATAAAGCCCATAAGATTCTGTCATCACTCTGGGATATACAGTTTAGGTATACCAAATAATTAAAGGATGGCCCATTCTGCTTTACTTCTGTCACTCTGTTCACACAAAAAGTGTATTTTGCCATAGGCTGCTCTGTTTAGAGTGAGATGGTTGATGCTGAGTTTAACCTGGGGGTTATCATACCTCAGGAAAGGGATGAGGTTTTGAAGGCAGGGCCTTCGTGATCATCTGTTGTTACAGGACTTAAACCAATACTGTTGGTATCGTCCTACCCCTCAAACTGGCTGTCCAGCCACCTGAGCTAACTAACGCAGTGAGAGGaattttatacatcatatgcGCATACAGCGACATCATGCACAGGGTCAAGGCTGATGGttctgtgttttcactttttgctTTGTTCATAACTGTTAACAAAGACCTTTTTTACTGCATTTGGCTGCTGTCTTTGCCCTGTACTGGGCAGTGGACATTGGGATAGTCCAGGACCCTCATCTTCACACAATCCTTCCATGATAGGACATTGTATGGTGGGTTTCATGTATTATGACCATGATTAAGAGGAATCTACATCTAAATTCTTGTTTCTGTTTGGCCAACTTGGCAGGGCACACTAAAGAGATACATATATACCTCTTAGCAGACATATATAATACTTGACTAAATTCCGGATGTACACAGCCAAGGGTCACAGGAGCTCCGGCTAAAGGTAAGCAGCTAACTGAATGGCAAGGAAGCCACAtagagagttgaaaatgtgttcccACCAGCTAGAAAAGGGCCCTTATTGAAGtctcgagaatgtggtgctggaaaagcacagcaggtcagacagcacccaagaagcaggaaaatcgaggtttcgagcaaaagcccttggTCAGGAatccttttccagcatctgcagtactcacttttgccctcTTTTACTGAAGTTTGGCAACTACTGGCATGTCCCTTCTTGCAGCTGGGGATAGTGaatttgtttgtcttttttttgttgttcgtGGGATGAGCTACATTCTCTCTAATTATTCCTGCCACTGTATAACCTCAAGTCCACAAGTGATAACTGCTTCTAGAACTTGGGCATCTGTGCGCAGATCCTCTGAGTGGTTATAtggcttagagggaacattggatGTCACTGATTAGGCTtatgccgaaatgtcgattctcctgttccctggatgctgcctgacctgctgtgcttttccagcaacacattttcagcttgtcaCTGATTAGACTCAATTATAGCCATCCCTTTTTCGGAGTCAGCCATTGTCACTCTAGAATTAAATGTCtgccagggaaggatggcagacttTCTAGTTTCCACAAttgtggttacatggtcaccattggccttattttattttaattctaaaCGCTTTGGTTaatcaattcaaatttcaccatctattaaGGTAAAAATTTGAACTTATGTCTCCAAGCATTATCCTGAAGTTCTGGATTACTGGATTACTAGCCAGAAAAACACCACCTCCCCAAGAGAATGAAGAGGCGAACAGTTAAACTTACTTGAACAAGAAACATACCAAGGATTAAAGAGATTCAACTGCTGAGCATTTAAATTGTCTCAAGTTTGAACATTTGAAGTATTTATTAATTCACATATCATCATCTTTTCCATTCTGAAAGATGCCAAATCATTTTTCAACACATTCATTAATAATCAGTAAGCACCCTGTAACCTGTTGATGTGAgtacacccgcaccaaccaacccaaccaccccgtggctgaacactttaattccccctcccacttcgccaaggacatgcaggaccatggcaacatgacacctggaggaagggcgcctcatcttccgcctaggaaccctccaacaacaagggatgaatgccgatttctccagcttcctcatttccccgcccaccccaccccccaccttttctcagtcccagccctctgactcagcaccgccttcttgacctgcaatcttcttcccgacctctctgcccccaacccctctccgtcctgtcaccctcaccttaacctccttccacctatcgcatttccaactcccctcctccaagtctctcctccctaccttttatcttagcctgcttggcacaccctcctcattcctgaggaagggcttatgcccgaaacgtcgattctgctgctcctttgatgctgcctgacctgctgtgcttttccagcaacacatttttcagctctgatctccatgatctgcagtcctcactttctccgatgtGAGTCATTAGCATGAAGTGGAGtaaaaacgacgtttcgggcaaaagcccttcatcaggaataaaggcagtgagcctgaagcgtggagagataagctaggggagggtgggggtggggagagagtggcatagagtacaataggtcagtggggaaggaNNNNNNNNNNNNNNNNNNNNNNNNNNNNNNNNNNNNNNNNNNNNNNNNNNNNNNNNNNNNNNNNNNNNNNNNNNNNNNNNNNNNNNNNNNNNNNNNNNNNNNNNNNNNNNNNNNNNNNNNNNNNNNNNNNNNNNNNNNNNNNNNNNNNNNNNNNNNNNNNNNNNNNNNNNNNNNNNNNNNNNNNNNNNNNNNNNNNNNNNNNNNNNNNNNNNNNNNNNNNNNNNNNNNNNNNNNNNNNNNNNNNNNNNNNNNNNNNNNNNNNNNNNNNNNNNNNNNNNNNNNNNNNNNNNNNNNNNNNNNNNNNNNNNNNNNNNNNNNNNNNNNNNNNNNNNNNNNNNNNNNNNNNNNNNNNNNNNNNNNNNNNNNNNNNNNNNNNNNNNNNNNNNNNNNNNNNNNNNNNNNNNNNNNNNNNNNNNNNNNNNNNNNNNNNNNNNNNNNNNNNNNNNNNNNNNNNNNNNNNNNNNNNNNNNNNNNNNNNNNNNNNNNNNNNNNNNNNNNNNNNNNNNNNNNNNNNNNNNNNNNNNNNNNNNNNNNNNNNNNNNNNNNNNNNNNNNNNNNNNNNNNNNNNNNNNNNNNNNNNNNNNNNNNNNNNNNNNNNNNNNNNNNNNNNNNNNNNNNNNNNNNNNNNNNNNNNNNNNNNNNNNNNNNNNNNNNNNNNNNNNNNNNNNNNNNNNNNNNNNNNNNNNNNNNNNNNNNNNNNNNNNNNNNNNNNNNNNNNNNNNNNNNNNNNNNNNNNNNNNNNNNNNNNNNNNNNNNNNNNNNNNNNNNNNNNNNNNNNNNNNNNNNNNNNNNNNNNNNNNNNNNNNNNNNNNNNNNNNNNNNNNNNNNNNNNNNNNNNNNNNNNNNNNNNNNNNNNNNNNNNNNNNNNNNNNNNNNNNNNNNNNNNNNNNNNNNNNNNNNNNNNNNNNNNNNNNNNNNNNNNNNNNNNNNNNNNaccaggtagtcacggagggaacgttctttgcggaaggcggagaggggtggggagggaaatatatccctggtggtggggtctgtttggaggtggcggaaatgtcggtggatgatttggtttatgcgaaggttggtaggatggaaggtgagcaccaggaacgttttgtccttgttgcggttggaggggttgagtctgagggcggaattgcgggatgtggatgagatgcgttggagggcatctttaaccacgtgggaagggaaattgcggtctctaaagaaggaggccatctggtgtgttctatggtggaactggtcctcctgggagcagatacggcggaggcggaggaattgggaatacgggatggcatttttgcaagaggtagggttggaagaggtgtaatccaggtagctgtaggagtcggtgggtttgtaaaaaaaacttcagtgtcaagttggtcgtcactaatggagatggagaggtccaggaaggggagggaggtgtcagagatggtccaggtaaatttaaggtcagggtggaatgtgttagtgaagttgatgaattgctgaacttcaggctcactgcctttattcctgatgaagggcttttgcccgaaacatcgatttcgctgctcgttggatgctgcctgaactgctgtgctcttccagcaccactgatccagaatgaagTGGAGTAAGCCAATACAAGAAGTGGAGCCTGTAGTTACAGGAATCGGAGCCTGTGACTACTCTTTTTATAGTGCCTGTTATctaatttttctctctttttttgttgCAGACTAGAAGTTACATACTTTTGGACAAAGTCCAGGAATTCACTTTCCAGTTAGGTTTATTTCAATGAACCACAAATGATGAAAGCTTCCTCCCCTCTTCCTGACTCTTAATATTGTAATATTTTTTATGGCAAAGCAAATAACCAACAAACAAATTAAACCGAAGAAAATCGGATCAGCTGTTGAAGTGTATGCATtggaataatttgtttttttttgctgaaacaaATAATCAAATTGAACCAAATTAAACAAAAGGAAAGTAGAGACagaaaccgaaattgctggaaaagctttccaagtctggcaacatttggagagagagaaaaatcagagttaacgttaacgtttcgggtccagtaacctttcctcagaactgtggAATTGCCTCGCAGTTAACTGAGATTTGAGTTTGTAACAAATTTATAAACTGAATTATATAAACCTGAATACtctttgcaaaaacaaaacaaaaaatgattGCAAATAGCCCATTAGGAGGTCTATAACCCAAAAGAAAACTTGGGATCAAAATATTGTTGGTGGGGAAATGATGCACCCCAGATTTCCCAGGAGCCCTTCGAATCAACGTGTTCAGGGATgctattacatacctctggagcaggtgggatttgaacacaggtctccTAGCTTACATTGCACCACAGGAGCCTTTCTCCCTGATTCAGATAGATGCATTtgtccaatcaacctgttcagagatgttatgcaACATGTCTGGAGGAGGTGACACTTTTAACCCAGCCCGcctagctcagagacagggaatctaccactgcaccacagaacCCCTTATGATTCTGACACAATGAATTAATTAGTTCACAATATCTGTTTGCCTTGTTACTCTTAACTCTGTGTTCAGCATCCTATTAACAGAATTAGACACTAACATTTTCTTAAACTAATTGCGGCTAGCTGGCATCAGAAACTCACGGTTGTGTGTTGCCC
This genomic window from Chiloscyllium plagiosum isolate BGI_BamShark_2017 chromosome 33, ASM401019v2, whole genome shotgun sequence contains:
- the limd2 gene encoding LIM domain-containing protein 2 codes for the protein MALRTVSKELCASCNKTVYPMERLVADKLVFHTTCFCCKHCKAKLSLGSYAALQGEFYCKPHFQQLFKSKGNYDEGFGRKQHKELWQQKAAETNSK